The Mastomys coucha isolate ucsf_1 unplaced genomic scaffold, UCSF_Mcou_1 pScaffold4, whole genome shotgun sequence genome has a segment encoding these proteins:
- the Gadd45b gene encoding growth arrest and DNA damage-inducible protein GADD45 beta gives MTLEELVASDNAVQKMQAVTAAVEQLLVAAQRQDRLTVGVYEAAKLMNVDPDSVVLCLLAIDEEEEDDIALQIHFTLIQSFCCDNDIDIVRVSGMQRLAQLLGEPAETLGTTEARDLHCLLVTNCHTDSWKSQGLVEVASYCEESRGNNQWVPYISLEER, from the exons ATGACCCTGGAAGAGCTGGTGGCGAGCGACAACGCGGTTCAGAA GATGCAGGCGGTGACTGCCGCGGTGGAGCAGCTGCTGGTGGCAGCGCAGCGTCAGGATCGCCTCACCGTGGGGGTGTACGAGGCGGCCAAACTGATGAATGT GGACCCCGACAGCGTGGTCTTGTGCCTCCTGGCCATAGacgaagaagaggaggatgataTCGCTCTACAGATTCACTTCACCCTGATTCAGTCGTTCTGCTGCGACAATGACATTGACATCGTCCGGGTATCGGGCATGCAGAGGCTGGCGCAGCTCCTGGGGGAGCCGGCAGAGACACTGGGCACAACCGAGGCCCGAGACCTACACTGTCTCCTGGTCACG AACTGTCATACAGATTCCTGGAAAAGTCAAGGCTTGGTGGAGGTGGCCAGTTACTGTGAAGAGAGCAGAGGCAATAACCAATGGGTCCCCTATATCTCTCTGGAGGAACGCTGA